TCCTGCCGCACCCGATGGAAGGAGACCGTCACCCAACAGCGTCGTCTTCTCTGACGCTGCGTGAGCGTCAGCAGGGGCTGAGCCACTGGAAGAAGTAGCCGGTCTCCGCGCCACGATCGAGGTCGTCCAGGAGGGGGACGGGCGAGATCTCCGGGACACTGCGCGGGTACGGGCGCCAGCGTCCCGCGTCGGCGAGGTAGTAGAGCGACCACATCTCGTCCAGGCCGTAGCGGAGCTGCGCGAACGGCCGTTCGGCGGCACCGCCGCTGGCCCATTCGGCGCGCCGCTCGACGAGGGTCACGATGCGCCCGCGCCAGCGGGACATCACGCTGTACTCGCCGCGCTGACCAGCCGGAACCCGCCGCTCACACCAGCGATCGATCTGGCGTTGCTGGAGCTCGGGGATCGGCGACATACCCACAGTGATACCGCAACCCGATCGGGTCGTGCGGCACCGGATACTGCGCCCTGTGACGCTCGACGATCTGCAACGGCGGCTGGCCGAGTTCGCCGCCGCCCGGGAATGGCAACGGTTCCATACGCCGAAGAACCTGGTGATGGCCCTGTCCGGGGAGGTGGGCGAGCTGACGGCGCTGTTCCAGTGGCTGACGCCCGCGGAGTCCGCCTCGGTGCTCGACGACCCGGCCACGCGCGCCGCGGTGCTCGACGAACTGGCCGACGTGACCATCTACCTCGCCCGGCTGGCCGACGTGCTCGGCGTGGACCTCCTGGAAGCCGCCGAAGCAAAGGTGAACCACAACGAGTCGCGCTTCCCGGTTGATCGTTTCGACTAACCTGGCACCCGCGGCCCGACGGGCACCGAAGTAGCCACTTCGTCGCTGCCCCCACCCGCACGTGGATCACGCGTGCCCAGTGGGGGAAGACGAAGTGGCTCTTGTTCGGCACAGCGCCGATCACCTTCTCGCGGAGGCGAAAGCCGGTCAGTTGTCCGGAACGTTGACGGAGCAGGCCAGACACCAGTGGGGGCACCGTCCCGGCCAGAGCGAGATCGACTCCTGGGCGCGCAGCCTCGGACCGTTCCTGGCCGATCTCGTCGACGCCGGGCTCGGTGCGGTCGAGGTGCTGCTGGAGCACAAGCTGCCGCACAGCCCGAAGCGCGTCGACGCGCTGCTCTGCGGCGTGCACCCGCGCACCGGCGAGGCCAGCTACGTCCTGGTCGAGCTGAAGCAATGGTCGAAGGCCGAACTCCTGGCGGCCGACCTGGTGCGGATCGCCTCGCGCCGCGATCCGGTGCTGCACCCGGTCGAGCAGGTCCGGCGGTACTGCGAATACCTGGTCGACTCGACCCCGGCGCTGGCCGACCGGCCGAACGCCGTGCACGGCATCGCGTACCTGCACAACGCGGACGCAGCGGGCGTTTCCACCCTGCGCCAGTACCAGCCCAGCCAGTTCGGCGCGCTGTTCACCATGGACGACAAGGCGAAGCTCGCCGATCGCCTGCGGTCGCTGCTCGACCCCGCCGCCGACCGGGACGCGGCACGGCGCTCGGCCGACGAGTTCCTCGGCTTCGAGCACGCGCCGACCAAGCCGCTGCTGGACCTCGCCGCGCGGGAGATCCAGGAGCGGGAGCAGTTCGTGCTCCTCGACGAGCAGCAGGTCGCGGTCGAGGTGGTGATGCAGGCGGTCGAGCGCGCCAAGGCGGCGGCGACGCGGACGGTCGTGGTCGTGCTCGGCGGTCCCGGCTCGGGCAAGAGCGTGATCGCGCTGAGCCTGCTCGGCGAACTCGCCCGCCGCGGCCGCCGGGTGCACCACGCGACGGGGTCCAGCGCGTTCACCAACACGATGCGCAGGATCGCGGGACGGCGGAACCGGCGCGTGCAGACCCTGTTCAAGTACTTCAACGACTACATGGAGTCCGAAGCGCGCGAGCTGGATGTGCTGATCTGCGACGAGGCGCACCGCGTCCGCGAGACCAGCGTGAAGCGCTACACGCCGCGGCGCCTGCGGGAGAGGGCCGGGCGGCAGATCGACGAGCTGATCAACGTGGCGTCGGTGCCGGTGTTCCTGCTCGACGAGAACCAGACCGTGCGGCCGGGCGAGATGGGATCGCTCGCGGAGATCACCGCCGCGGCCGAGTCGCGGGGCTGCCGCCTGGAGGTGGTGCGCCTGTCCGGCCAGTTCCGGTGCGGCGGGTCCGACGCGTTCGACATGTGGGTGGCCCGGCTGCTCGGCCTCGACCGGTTGCCGCCCGTGCCGTGGAGCAGGCTGGGCGACGACT
The window above is part of the Amycolatopsis thermoflava N1165 genome. Proteins encoded here:
- a CDS encoding nucleotide pyrophosphohydrolase produces the protein MTLDDLQRRLAEFAAAREWQRFHTPKNLVMALSGEVGELTALFQWLTPAESASVLDDPATRAAVLDELADVTIYLARLADVLGVDLLEAAEAKVNHNESRFPVDRFD
- a CDS encoding DNA/RNA helicase domain-containing protein gives rise to the protein MALVRHSADHLLAEAKAGQLSGTLTEQARHQWGHRPGQSEIDSWARSLGPFLADLVDAGLGAVEVLLEHKLPHSPKRVDALLCGVHPRTGEASYVLVELKQWSKAELLAADLVRIASRRDPVLHPVEQVRRYCEYLVDSTPALADRPNAVHGIAYLHNADAAGVSTLRQYQPSQFGALFTMDDKAKLADRLRSLLDPAADRDAARRSADEFLGFEHAPTKPLLDLAAREIQEREQFVLLDEQQVAVEVVMQAVERAKAAATRTVVVVLGGPGSGKSVIALSLLGELARRGRRVHHATGSSAFTNTMRRIAGRRNRRVQTLFKYFNDYMESEARELDVLICDEAHRVRETSVKRYTPRRLRERAGRQIDELINVASVPVFLLDENQTVRPGEMGSLAEITAAAESRGCRLEVVRLSGQFRCGGSDAFDMWVARLLGLDRLPPVPWSRLGDDFVVASAATPAGLDAWLRQRMDSHGGTGRLSAGYCWRWSDPESTPDGRRLVEDVVIGGWRRPWNAKPGQRVPDAPESYYWASDERGFGQVGCIYTAQGFEYDWSGVIFGPDLVRRDGRWIARREHSHDPAAKKADDLEFGRLVRNTYKVLLTRGMRGTCVYSTDPETQAFLEEMAG